GCTTGCCTAAAGCTTCaacaattagttttttgttattataaattGTAACAAAAGTTTGGAGATATAAAGATTGAAAATGATGAAGGTGTAGAAATAACTGtcttatatttcttaaatatttcaatcaagaaaggaaaagaaaagaatgaccAATTGTTTTGACGGGTTAAAGAAGGATGGATTGTTTCAATGGGTTAAACACTTATATGATGGTGACGGGAAACCTAATCCATAAATTGGCACATGTTCATGAATTTGACACTGATGTTGAAAAGTTGTTTGAAGAAGTTTGGAGTGACAATCACAATAGAGAGATGAAGTTTTCACTTGAAAAGCTAATGCAACCACCAAGACCACCTCCTTGTGTTACACACTAAAGGTGTTGGGCAAAGTAGTGTTAATGGTGCTTTTGGTTTTGGTTATGCTACTTAAATATAACAATGGAGAtagtgataataataacaatgataaagGGGATGTAGGATAATATGACTAAAGCCAATATTCATGGAGTCCATTCCTTGGTAAAACTAATAGCACATACACTACGGGATGAAAACCATAACTCTCTAAGAGTTGACTAACCATAAGATGAAGACGACAAAGGATAACAAAGACAAGAAGCCTCTTTTTACTAATCTTGAGTTCGTGAGTATAGGGACTTAACAAAATGAGTCATTTTAATAATACTAATGTTCATCCTTCTTTTGCCATGACTTGTTGGCGGTTTTCACCACATCATGGGATGGATTCAAGTTCAACTTATGATCACTATCATATATTTAACTATACTCCAATACAAAAGTTCTATGATGTTCCAAATTAGGTACAAAAGTGGATTTCAAATTAACACGAGTGTTGGAGTTTTTCATCCATGAAGAGATCGTGGGAAGGGATCAACAGACCTATGCTCGTAATTGCAATCATTATCATGTAAACTCCATATCATGCTACCAATATTATCTCAATCAGAATGGTCTTCTTTCATCTTCAAGAGttaccaaatataaaattataatgataaatgttgctagaaaaaaaaacttataaattatatatatttgtcatatatgaattagaaataaataaaatgctaAAAAAGTTTGATAACTTTGTTTACCATCTTATAAAAAGTTATGTTAAAACAAAAATGTGAAAGATACTAATTCATTTCAACAAtcctaaaaaagaaattaatacgaaaatattttaaaatactatagctttaataaaaattataaataagtatCATTAGTTttcattaattgtttttactaaaACATCCTTCATAAATTTTGTTTCTCAccataaataaaagataaatcaaagatatcaaatattttttatactatacttaatcaatttattcttaataaattattattattttactaaagTAGGTCATGTTTTggaattttgggtcaaaattgCCCATTTAACTACAAAAATTTACATTTAGGCTGCTTTTAAAACTTACATTTAATGTGATCCCCATCCTATCACGTGAGTGTCACATCATCCTctcataaaaatgaaacttcaattgataattaaaattttgatttacaaatgatgtccaattatcaatttaaaaatgaaatcttaatcCGTAATTgacttaacttaaaaaaaataaaataaagacatGACTCTTAAACGGTAAGAAAAAGACAaactataaatttgataaaaatggttaaatttaattttttattttcataaaaatactaTTTCGCCCAAAACTCCTTTGATTTTTTCAACTTTGCCTTCTAAAAAGAAATCCATGTGTGGACTGTTTCCTAGTTTTCCTCCTTGCGCCCGCCACTGATAGTGGGTAGGTAAaacaatcttttttttaatttatttatttatttttccctcaAGAAGCTTAACCAGGGGGAAACTTTGAGATGTCCTTTCAGAAAATGTTAAAAGGAATGCACTGATTAActctttgaaaatgttttcacaAATTCCTAAGAATCGTACCATACCCCCTTTGTAAATCTTTCATTTCCTTGTCATTTCAATCACTTTtgccattaaattattttataaacttacaatatttttagttcttatcataataaacattttcttgattttaccaaaatatttttcttaaattctaagtttatatgaaattattttattttattttatttttcaaagtatatgaaataaaaaaagggttaaATTATAGACGGAAGAAGGCAGGTGCCAACTTCCAACTGAAAACTACCTACCACCATTTTCCCACCATTCCCTTGAGGGAGAGATTTGTAATAATAAAGGGTTCGTCAACAAACACCCTTCCTATTCTCTTTAACTCCGTCACGTTTTGTTTACCTTCTCCTCCCCCTCTCCCCTTCTTCAGCTAACCCCTTACGCCCTTCAATTCCATTCCTAgggtttctttttctctttccttcttctCCAAGAAACCCTACCTTCCGTCATCCGCCTTTCTTCCTTTCcaggtttttttctctttctctttctctttctctttcttttcccctgtttggttgccgagaaaactCAGGAAAGGACAATAAACAAGGGAACTTTCAAGTTTGgaacttttcttgttttttcatcTGGGTTTTCTCCGTACAACCGAAACggtgtttctttttttggtgtTAGGTGGAGTGTTTGAGTTGTGATTGtgttgatgattgatttggGTTGTTGGGACTTGGGGTTTGTGTCTTGGAAGTTCCGAAAATATCGTTTTGTTTGAGTTCCAGAAAATGGGAAAAGTACCCTTGAAAAAAAACGATACGCAGCTGATTCGAGTTTTGGTATTTTCTGATTTGGTTAGAGCTTTAATTACTATTATATGTCTCATTCTTGCTTAGAATATGTACTCAACTGTTCTGGAGCATTGATGGATGCATTACATTGGAGTATAAAATGCGTAGTTGGGCTTCTGCAACAATGCAACTGAAACATACTCTGCCTTTTGTCTTGGAACTGTGCTTGATATGTATATTTATTCTCCTTATTGAGATGAACATACAATGCATTGGTGGCaataagaattttgaatttttggtttatcagtttatatacatatatagtgaTGCTATTATTTTCTGAAATCTTTTCATTGAGTTTGCCATTCTCAATGGCATTTGTGTTGGCTGTCTAGGACAAGTTTGGGAGGTTACTTCATTGGTACTTCTTtgcattttgatttttcctCACTTGTGTTCATTGATTTGTTGGGGGTAATCAATGCATATGAGttaatcaaatatgaaagaaaCCATACTTCTCTTGGAAATTACGATCGTTGACAATTAAAAAGGAAGTGGAGGACAAACCAAGTTGTCATGAATTCAAGAGGTGTAAGTTTTCAGTTAGATATCTTGTGGAGGACAAACTGAGTTGTAATGAATCCAAGAGGTGTAAGTTTTCAGTTAGATATCGTGTGGGGGACTTGGGCACCAATGAAGGcgagtttctttgcttgggaagcatctTGGGATTGAATTTTAATTCTTAACCAGCTCAAAAGGAGGGGTTAGACGCTCTCGAATAGGTGTTACTTGTGCAAAGGTGAAGAGGAAATGATATACCACTCGCTTCTACATTGTTCCAAAGCAAGAATGGTGTGACaccttattttttctctttttggtttGAAGTGGGTTATGCATTCTTTAGTTCTTGTGTTGACATGACTCTTTCGTGGGGAAAAACGGAAAAGAACATGGAGGGTGCTGCTCCCTTGTACTTGTGGAttctttggaaggaaaggaacaaaAGGACTTTTAATGATGTTGAGCAGTTTGACCAAACAATCAAATCCGATTTTCTGTATACTTTTGTAAATTGGGTTTGTGTATATATAGTGGACCACACAATGTTTATATTAGATTTCGTAGATCGGTTGAGCTTAAAAGTGAGGAGAagggtttttttgtttctttgtgtGTACTGTGCTACACCTCCCTGTAGGcgcttttaatatatgttttctcttttgcctatcaaaataataataataataaaataaaagatagaaaaataaaaaaataaaaaaagtagggTAACCACGCTTTATTATTCATAGAAGTCATAATTGCTTTGAGGGtcttctaaaatcattatttttttttcagtacATTGGATATTATTAGCTAAAGGAACATGCTATTTGTACTAACAAGTAATAATAGCATGATAgtcataaaaaatgagttactttcATAAATTTGCTTCACAGTATTCAGATTGACtcttaagtttaaaaaatatgatcaatgcATTCTTGTCAAATGAAAGGGAACTTTCTATGAGAGTACTATACTGACAATTCAACTTGCAAGCCAACACAAAAACATCAGGAAAAACAAACTTTAGTTAAAGCTCTGAGGAAAAATACAATGGACTATGATTGCATTCCTAatattttcttacctttttaaaAGAACCCTCTTGTAGAACTTCTGTTAATGAATTTATCACCTTTAAAATGTATAGTTGAGTTCAATATGTTAagcttattttatcatattggAATTGGGTGCTTTAATTCTTGAAAATGTTTGTAATTATCGTTTCTTGAGATAAGATGCACTGCTGCTAATCTTATGCTAATAACTGAGATCTTAGATAAGTGGCCACAGAGGACACTTACTTCTGTTGTGTATTTTTTCCAGTTTCCCTTGTATCTTCTGCCACGATGTCAAGTTTGGAAGAGCCGCTTGGTCTTGACAAGTTGGCGAGCCTGAGTACCATTGATCTCCAGAGGTTCTCCTCTAATGCTTGCAGGCCCAGAGCAGAGGATATGGGGATGGGAAGCTGCTGGATTGACGGGAGGACTTGTAACTCATCCAATAATTGCAAGTAAGGGTCTCTTCACAGATCTGTGTCTGTTGCTTTTTTGGGTTTTAGGgcattgcttttttttttcttttttaattttgttctacTTCCTAAAGTGTCAATCCTACTTTATCTTACATCACTATGAATCCTTGTTTATTTGCAGTGAAGATTATGAAGGCTATACAAGAGACGCATTCCAATGGAAAAGACAAACAAGAGAAACATCACAAGGAGACTCCTTGAAACGAAGGACTTCAAGCCAGGGCAGGAGTTGCATGGTGTATGGAAGCAGTTGTGATTCATGGTACTCTTCAGATCACCAATATGGCTTCCAATGCAATAACAAAGGTGTAAGGGGCATGGCAAATAAGGTGATTCATTAATGGAATAGagctatataaatatatattgttatttgtCTTGAGTTGTAGGATTAGTATTTGGAACCTTGGTTTGGTGAATAAGATTCTTTGACACGTTATTTCTTAGAGCTGACCAATGGAAGGTTGGGTTTCATTTAGCCCATTGTTTAAGTTGCATTTAGCTCCAAGTTTCGTGTCATGATTTATTGGCttgttaataatataattttgcaTTTTACAATCTTTGTGTTACTGGAGTTGTTTCAtctgattattttattttatattttatttttgtactttGATAAGAGCAGTTTTTAGGAGGTATACCAAAGTTTGTGAAGATAGTGGAAGTTGGTCCAAGAGATGGATTGCAAAATGAGAAGAATATTGTACCTACAGCTGTAAAAGTGGAACTAATCCATAGGCTAGTTTCTTGTGGATTGCCTGTTGTTGAGGCTACAAGTTTTGTGTCGCCAAAATGGGTACCTCAGGTAATTCAGATGccatttcttttttgttctttaaggCACCAGTTTTACTGATTATAAATTCAGTATTGTGAGTTTTTTGTTGACTTCTTAAATTTACATGCCTTTGCCTTGGATTTGTATTCCTAGGATGGGGAATTATTGTTGGAAGCCATGACTTTCAGTTAGTTtcagttttctttctttctatttatcTGAAGGGTCTTTCATTCTTCTTTGTAATTGTGgattttctatttatatagTATTGGAAAGTATGGtctactaatttttatttttcaccaaTATAAATCGCATAAGATATTAACGGTGTAGATGGTTTTGGAGTTGGGCTCTGGAAGGCCATCAGGATGGGAGGGTATTAACAATAAAACCTCCTTTATTATGGGTAACGGTAaaagagtgaaattttggaaagataaatggTGTGGTGATACAACTCTAAGAGAGTCTTTCCCCTCTTTGTGCATCATAGCTTTGACAAAAGATGCATGAGTGGTGGTTGTTTGAGATCTAACAGATGAGGGAAGTCATTAGAATCCTTGCTTTTCAAGGCATTTGAATGATTGAGGGATGGAAAGCGGTGTTATCAAAGATAATTGCCTAGGTAGCCTAGGCCACTAGGTTGGGTGGGGCAAATAAAAGTCGCCTCTTGAAGACCTAAGCGAGGTAGCTTCAAAGAGGCGATGCCTAGGTGGTCGCCTTGGGATAAGGTTGAAGGCATAGAGGTGATCGCCTTTGACCATGAGTTATGATTAAACATACTTAGattgtaatttaattcaatCTAAGATTAGATTAAAACAAAGTATATATTATCAATTATAGTGATAATGAAATGGAGAGCTATCAATTTAAGTCTGGATGGAAGTGATGACAATTTTAACTTCAATAATGACTATGATGTTGATGCCTAAAGCTTCTCTTGGATgtttattctctctctctctctctcttttttttttttttttttttttaattttgatttttgggtaTTAGAAAATTAGAATATGCATTTGGACAAGATGAACTTCTCTAAATAATATGATGTTTCTTATGATGTGaggtataatatttaacactttgaataattattactattttgttaATTCTATAAAACACCATGAAGGATGAAAATTTAGTAGTGTTAATTGTTGAAGACAATGTTTACATTGGTTAAGTATCGAATAGGTATATGTATACTCTTTATTGTCTTAATATAGTTAAGTTATCGCCTTATTTTTTCGCCTTTTACCTTAGACTAAAAGGAGTCTTATTGCCTTGACATTGCTTTTTTGCTTTTAACAATATTGATGGAAGGGGTTTGAGGCCTTCCTCTTAAGGCTTCAAGGCAAGGCTGTGAGAAGGGGCTAGGAGTATAGGATGGAATGGATGGCTGcaaaaaaggataaattttcagtcaaatccttcTACACTTTTTTGGGGCAGGAAAGATCATAAGCGTTCCCTAAAAGGGCCATTTGGAATTTGATGGCCTTGACAATAggaaggtttttttatttattttattttatatttttatttttttattggggAGCTTCTTGGAGAAAGGTTTGGACTTTTGATCAGCTGCAAAGGAAAGGATGGTCTTTAGTGAACCGGTGGTTTCTTTGTAAGGAAGATTAAGAGTTAGTTGATCACATTCTTGTGCACTGTGCTAAAGAAAGAGTTTTATTGAATTTTCTGTTTTCCGTGTTCAGGGTTGTGTGGGTGATGCCTCTTTTGTTTAGAGAATTTGAGACATTGTCCAACAGTTTTTGTATGAAACAAAATGTTTTGGCAAAACATTGGCAGCAGCTTATGAAGGATAAAAGATCTTCataagaaaaaagaggaaaaaagaccaaaaaaagaaaagaataaaaaaatgccaTCTCACTTGCATTGCTCCAAGTTGAAGTACCCAGTCAATAAACAGCTAATGCAGCAGATTAGCATTCCAAGATGGCCAGATGTTGCAGAGTTAGTATAAAAGTGCATAATTCCCCAATATCTTCTGTGTGGTGgttcattaaaagaaaaatagtaccATATGAATATGCAAATTAGCCCGTGGATAAAAAAGCACGGGGCAAAACAAACTAATAGTGTACAATCATAAGGGAAGTAGAAAATTACCCTTGAGAAATGAGTATGTCAGCTTGGAAAGCAGTAATACTGTGGAAACATCAATTATGTTGTGTACCCATGGTAAGATTTCATGCTGAACTACCCTATTAGGAATTTTCTTCCTTATGATCAAGGTGTAAGATCAGTTTTTCACATTGTCTGAAATGTTGAATGGAAAAGCAATTCTTGTTTTCCTGCAcaagaaatcattttctaattGACTATGCTTTATCATTGAAAAGTGAGGAAAGGGTGTATGCTGAATCAATGAACTATAATCGCTAGAGCACAGAACATAATATGTGATATTTAGATGTATTGGATGGTTGTAACAAGTCTGAGAATTTTCATGGGAAAGTTCTGGAGAAAAACTTTATGACTGTTCTATGGTGGTAAGCTCAAATTATACTGGAACTGAAATTAGAGGAACCACACGGTGTAAATACTAATCTCCTCTTTGATGGAAAAAGAGCCAGCAAAAACATATGGTTAGGGAAGCTTTATTGCCCACAGCACACTAATGTCCAAATAAAATTGGTTGTAGCTTGTGTTGAGATTTTTGGGTCTTGACATAATAATTAGTCCGTGCTTGTTATTCTTTTATGGTGATTCTAGTAGTTTGGTACTGGTCCCTTCCATTTTACTTGACATAATAATTAGTCTTGGTTATCATTCTTTTATGGTGATTCAACTAGTTTGGTGCTGGTCCTTCCATTTTactggttattattattatagagcGATTGCTCTAGTTTGGTACTTGTTCTTCCATTTtactagtttttatttattaattatcagTTATACAATAAGAGACATATCTCTGTCTCTATGcatttgttgtgcacatatGTGCATGGGTGTTGGGTTAAATTTGGTTCTCAAACTAACCTCATGATGATATTCTGAAAATTGAAGCTTCCGTTTTATGCTTATGTATTTTCTAGATGTTGGATTCTATTGGTGTCTTACAGACTCTTGAATTGAATGGTATACAATTTATTCCTTCTTTATCTTGTTACAGTTAGCAGATGCAAAGGATGTAATGGAAGCAGTTCGGAATTTGGAGGGTGCTAGATTACCTGTGCTGACACCTAATTTAAAAGTGAGTAATTGTTTccagaaaaaggggaaaaaccATGAGTTCAAAGCAATTCTGTCTTTATGTGAAGGGGAATTTCTCATATCAACTACTTGTAGGGATTTGAAGCAGCTATTGCAGCTGGTGCTAAGGAAGTTGCCATCTTTGCTTCAGCTTCTGAGtccttttcaaagtcaaacATCAATTGTAGTATTGAAGAGAGTCTCACTCGCTATCGTGCTGTTGCCCTTGCTGCTAAAAAACTCTCAATTCCTGTCCGTGGGTATGCCTAATCTTTATGCATATTGAAACTCTCACTCCCTTCCTCTCTCTTCAGATTACCTGAAAAAGCTCCATGTTTTGACTTCTATTGACTAAGTTATAGGTGACATTACATTTTAGATCTAGTctgtttttttccctcttttgtgaTATAATGCAATTTTCTCAGAGGGATTTAATAGATTATCTAAAAGATGTACCATCTTggtttgaatagaaaaaaaatgataaacttCAATATTTTGTGGAAgaagtttaataaaaaattgatttgtttgGTATCTGGCCTCCATCTAACGGAGCACTAGAATGCTGGTAGCTAGGCAGGGGTTATACATGTTTTCTCTCATGTTTCTCGTCTGGTCCTTAATTATCGCTCAAATTCCTGCCAATTTATAGAAGTCCATCAGTGTTCCTTACTAGTGTCATCTTTAAGAGATTGGTTCTTACTTACATGTTTACACCTAATACCAGCTTAATTTTATCTAGTAGATTATTGTGAGTGAGGATCTATCATGTTATTgtatgttttcatttattttttcacaacTGCTTGTGGGCATAGCACAGAATATCCTAaaaagatgaattaaattaaaaagcaaGTTAGAAAGCTTGCATATTACTAGTAATCTCTATAATCACAGGTAGTATTAAAGATTCATTATGTAATTGCATGTCCTGAAACTTATCCCAATAAAAGCTCAAAGATACAACGTTTGActgttttgtattattattaattcagtTTTCCACAAGATATTATTAAAAGGGGGCCATTGAGATATTGGCCGGCTTCACTTTTTTGTCATGACAAGTTGCATATGGGCCAACAATTAGACTTGTGGCAGCTCAACCTTGAGTGTCTTCACTTGAAAAATGCATCAGTGCCATTAGTTTGGGCCTTTTTGTACCCAATCAGTTTGACTGCAGCAATCTGCTAAGCTGACTTGTTACCAGGGTGAGTTTCAGGGCCACAATCTCACTAGTATAATGGCTATGATTTGCCTTAATAAGAAAGTAGAGGTGGCCTTAATAAAGGACAAGATGAGAGAAAGTTGTCTAAGATGGTTTGACAATATGCAATGCTGACCCCATGAGTTTACACCAATGAAGGagtaatttgattcaatttgaAGGTGTCAGAGCTAGCAGGACATGAGTATGGACAGAGGAAGAACCTGATTCTCAGTAATCCAGTTGAGGTTTGGCTCTGAGCAGAGGTGTATGGTGAAAAAGGAGAATTTATTCAGCCAACCCCAGGTAGTTGGGATTAAGGCCTTTGCTGATTGCAGCTCATACCATTTATGGCCCTTCAGTCAGACAGGTGGTACTAGGGTCCACTCAGTCAAAAAATGATCAGGGCCATTCTTTTGGGTACTTCTGTTCCCAATAAATCTCACTACAGGAATTTGCTAACTTGATTTTTGGTAGGGTGAGTGCTACAAGCACAAACTGAATCAATGACTCTGATGTGTATTTGTCATCTATAGGCAGCATCAATGGCCCACTTCTTCCCTTCATCCACTTATTCCCATACTTACCAAGGAAAAAACATAACTTGACTTAACAAAGCCTTAACATTGCTTCCTTGGAGCTGCATGTAAAATGAAGGAGCCTTTTCATGTTTCAAATTGCAGAGTGATATCCAAGTCAAGATAGGTTTGAAGTCAACAGCCAACATATGCATTTTGCCAGCAGATTGTTAAAGATTGGACAAGCCATACCTGTAGGACATTAAATGACACTGTTTTACTGTTTGTCTGGTTTGTGTGGTAGTCATTTGAAATCCAGCCTCTTTATACTGAGAAATATCTAATTAAAAATCCTATAATGACACTCAAACTCTATAGTCTCATTTAGAACTTTTATACTATGTTCAGTACTATGCTGTGAatgctcttatttttcttatttggttcctgatatttttctattgtttaattttaagttcCCCATGTCATGCAGTCAAGTATTGGAAAGACAATTCTGAAAATAGGGTGCAATTATTTGTCTTGACAATAGATCTCATattgaaaagaagaaagaaagatagTAGTTTGTGGTCTAATACAAACTATTTTCCCTTTTAGTATGGTATAGGATTAACAGAATATCTTCAATTTCTTCTCCCTGATCTTATATAAGCGATTTCTAGGAGATGGTTTGATGATGTACTGAACGCCATGTTTAAACTTTGTATTTGTTGAATAACTTCATTGTTGATGTTCTAAATCAATCATGGTTTTATTCCTTGTCATGCTTTGGAAATTCAGCACCTGGATTGGTTTATCATTGACAAGTGCCTTTGCTTGAAATTAGTTCATGTGttctaaattgatttatttaatatacTTATCTCTGTTGCTCGGTTTTCTTCCTGATTTGGATTTCTTGCTTTTTTTGAAACCCT
The sequence above is drawn from the Vitis riparia cultivar Riparia Gloire de Montpellier isolate 1030 chromosome 6, EGFV_Vit.rip_1.0, whole genome shotgun sequence genome and encodes:
- the LOC117916240 gene encoding hydroxymethylglutaryl-CoA lyase, mitochondrial-like, which gives rise to MSSLEEPLGLDKLASLSTIDLQRFSSNACRPRAEDMGMGSCWIDGRTCNSSNNCNEDYEGYTRDAFQWKRQTRETSQGDSLKRRTSSQGRSCMVYGSSCDSWYSSDHQYGFQCNNKGVRGMANKFLGGIPKFVKIVEVGPRDGLQNEKNIVPTAVKVELIHRLVSCGLPVVEATSFVSPKWVPQLADAKDVMEAVRNLEGARLPVLTPNLKGFEAAIAAGAKEVAIFASASESFSKSNINCSIEESLTRYRAVALAAKKLSIPVRGYVSCVIGCPVEGAISPSKVAYVAKELYDMGCFEISLGDTIGVATPGAIVPMLEAVMAVVPVEKLAVHFHDTYGQSLPNILLSLQMGISTIDSSVAGLGGCPYAKGASGNVATEDVVYMLNGLGVKTNVDLGKLMLVGDFISNRLGRPSGSKTAIALSRVNVDASKI